A DNA window from Borrelia sp. HM contains the following coding sequences:
- the pta gene encoding phosphate acetyltransferase — MGSFNFKDYVFGRAKRIVMEKGDSASIVFPESSDIRILKATVDILKKNLAGLVMLIGSEYKIFKRLKELGAGDDILAMVKVVKPSSFRDFDRYLYNYCSLRQNRELTLKKAKEELLDEIVFSMMMVRLGEIKTCVCGALTPSAKVLKSIFIVLPKLPNTKFVSSFMIIDTGNNIGQIKTYFGYEGILMFADCAVIISPDAVQLAEIAIQSANSFKKIFDLPPKVALLSFSTKGSANSVEVEKVRTALEIVKSECTDLLIDGELQVDAALIKSVAEKKCTGSLVAGSANILIFPNLESGNIGYKLVERLAFAKAYGPFLQGLQNPVSDLSRGCSVDDIVLTSAFMISS; from the coding sequence ATGGGGTCTTTTAATTTTAAAGATTATGTATTTGGTCGAGCAAAGAGAATTGTAATGGAAAAGGGAGATAGTGCTAGTATAGTTTTTCCTGAAAGTAGTGATATTAGAATTTTGAAAGCTACTGTTGATATTTTAAAGAAAAACTTAGCAGGACTTGTTATGCTTATTGGGAGTGAGTATAAGATCTTTAAGAGATTAAAAGAACTAGGAGCTGGGGATGATATATTGGCAATGGTAAAGGTTGTAAAGCCTAGTTCTTTTAGGGATTTTGATAGATATTTGTATAATTATTGTAGTTTACGACAGAATAGAGAATTAACTCTTAAAAAGGCTAAAGAAGAGCTTTTAGATGAAATTGTTTTTTCTATGATGATGGTTAGACTTGGTGAGATTAAGACTTGTGTTTGTGGTGCTTTAACACCTTCTGCTAAAGTTTTGAAAAGTATTTTTATAGTACTCCCTAAACTTCCAAATACTAAATTTGTGTCTTCTTTTATGATTATAGATACTGGGAATAATATTGGTCAGATTAAAACCTATTTTGGATATGAAGGAATTTTGATGTTTGCCGATTGTGCTGTGATAATTAGTCCTGATGCTGTACAGCTTGCAGAAATTGCAATACAGAGTGCAAATTCATTTAAAAAAATTTTTGATTTACCACCAAAAGTGGCTCTTTTAAGTTTTTCTACTAAGGGGTCTGCTAATTCTGTAGAAGTTGAAAAGGTGCGAACTGCTTTAGAGATTGTTAAGAGTGAGTGTACAGATTTGTTAATTGATGGAGAACTTCAAGTTGATGCAGCTTTGATCAAAAGTGTTGCTGAGAAAAAGTGTACTGGTTCTTTAGTTGCTGGTTCTGCTAATATATTAATTTTTCCTAATTTAGAGTCTGGTAATATTGGTTATAAGCTTGTTGAAAGATTAGCTTTTGCTAAAGCCTATGGGCCTTTTTTGCAAGGTCTTCAAAATCCTGTTAGTGATCTCTCAAGAGGTTGTTCTGTGGATGATATTGTATTAACAAGTGCTTTTATGATCAGTAGTTAG
- a CDS encoding peptidoglycan bridge formation glycyltransferase FemA/FemB family protein: MDIKKIEIENLNENYLQSKLWTIVKKTSSKKSQWKAIALSSKNFNKILIMQRKLFGNFYLSYIAHPEFSNQKIEEINIEEINTKITKFSEKIKPFLHKKTIFIRYDLMFYTSRNLKEEYNPIKLKLKNLKKSFDDIQPPNTTILNLDDSLENIKAKMKKKTRYNINLSSKKNITVIIDNKFKYFDEFYKLHQETAKRDKFAIHSKEYIKNLIKAFKEDENSKIKLIVALYNDKLISGIIVGIYKDKATYLYGASSKENKHLMPNYAVQFKAIQILQSLSIKEYDLLGIPPTANAKHPLFGLFQFKTGFGGQIIHRIGCYDFVYQEFLYKIYRILEVLRYFYYKILKKKF, encoded by the coding sequence ATGGATATTAAAAAAATAGAAATAGAAAATTTAAATGAAAATTATCTTCAAAGCAAATTATGGACAATTGTCAAAAAGACTTCAAGCAAAAAAAGTCAATGGAAAGCCATAGCATTAAGCAGTAAGAATTTTAATAAAATTCTTATTATGCAAAGAAAGCTCTTTGGAAACTTTTATTTAAGCTATATAGCTCATCCAGAATTTTCAAATCAAAAAATTGAAGAGATTAACATTGAAGAGATTAATACTAAAATCACAAAATTTAGTGAAAAAATAAAACCATTTTTGCATAAAAAGACAATATTTATACGATATGATTTAATGTTTTACACCTCAAGAAATTTAAAAGAAGAATATAATCCAATAAAACTAAAACTTAAAAATCTCAAAAAATCATTTGATGATATACAACCTCCAAACACAACTATACTAAATTTAGACGATTCATTAGAAAACATTAAAGCTAAGATGAAAAAGAAAACAAGATATAACATAAATCTCAGTAGTAAAAAAAATATAACAGTTATTATAGATAATAAATTTAAATATTTTGATGAATTTTATAAACTTCATCAAGAAACAGCAAAAAGAGATAAATTTGCTATTCACTCAAAAGAATATATAAAAAATCTAATAAAAGCATTCAAAGAAGATGAAAATTCTAAAATCAAGCTCATAGTTGCACTATATAATGACAAACTAATATCTGGAATAATTGTTGGAATATATAAAGATAAAGCCACATACCTTTATGGTGCTTCAAGCAAAGAAAATAAACATTTAATGCCAAATTATGCAGTACAATTTAAAGCAATACAAATACTCCAAAGTCTATCAATCAAAGAATACGATCTTCTAGGAATTCCTCCAACTGCAAATGCAAAACATCCTCTATTTGGCTTATTTCAATTTAAAACTGGATTTGGAGGACAAATCATTCACAGGATTGGATGTTATGATTTTGTGTACCAAGAATTTTTATATAAAATTTATAGAATTCTTGAAGTATTAAGATATTTTTACTATAAAATTCTAAAGAAAAAATTTTAA
- a CDS encoding MATE family efflux transporter — MLKKFNYNLILRELLILAIPAAFEAFLFQLVTFFDNYMIAYLGSAQVTGVSIANRVTFLFFIVIFGLGTTLSVYASQALSKKKFAHIKQAFAYALLIGTIIGIIFFCVSFVFSKEIISLFIAENEALNFGMTYLKIVSFSYLFMAYSFLSAMGFKSIKDVKIPLIVTILVVLTNIIFNYIFIFKLSMGINGAAYATLIARIIEFFFYCFYNIVNSKFYYHLKRGDFLISKSIKIAYLRILMPVLLHEVFWVLSITILHAFYARLGGSEYASFAVASNFLDLCFVVMHGMGLATGVIIGHRMVKDKNHIRTLGIFLSVIGVVLGLCVSFILFLTSKIAPIIFSNLDSPELVGTFIAIFSSIVVFKGFTAQALVGIFRASGIPNICFYIEIGVIVFYTLPVAYLLVFFTNFRLPLIVFIVNFEEVFKNIFILIVFFKDNWIRQIHYEELN; from the coding sequence ATGCTGAAAAAGTTTAATTATAATTTGATATTGAGGGAGTTACTGATTTTAGCTATTCCTGCAGCTTTTGAAGCTTTTTTATTTCAATTAGTGACATTTTTTGATAATTACATGATAGCTTATTTAGGCTCTGCTCAGGTTACAGGAGTTTCTATTGCCAATAGGGTAACTTTTCTTTTTTTTATTGTTATCTTTGGGTTGGGGACTACGCTTAGTGTTTATGCTTCTCAAGCCTTGTCTAAAAAAAAATTTGCACATATTAAGCAAGCATTTGCTTATGCTTTATTGATTGGAACAATAATTGGAATTATTTTCTTTTGTGTATCTTTTGTTTTCTCAAAGGAGATTATTAGTTTATTTATTGCAGAAAATGAAGCTTTGAATTTTGGAATGACTTATTTAAAAATTGTTTCTTTTTCTTATCTTTTTATGGCTTATTCTTTTTTGTCTGCAATGGGTTTTAAGAGTATAAAAGATGTTAAAATACCTTTAATTGTTACTATATTGGTTGTATTAACTAATATTATTTTTAATTATATCTTTATTTTTAAGTTAAGTATGGGAATAAATGGTGCAGCATATGCCACTTTAATTGCTAGAATTATTGAATTTTTCTTTTATTGTTTTTACAACATTGTAAATTCAAAGTTTTATTATCATTTAAAAAGAGGTGATTTTCTAATCTCAAAGAGTATTAAAATAGCTTATTTAAGAATACTGATGCCTGTTTTGTTACATGAGGTTTTTTGGGTTTTAAGTATAACTATTTTGCATGCTTTTTATGCTAGGCTTGGAGGTAGTGAATATGCATCTTTTGCAGTGGCTTCTAATTTTTTAGATTTATGTTTTGTTGTTATGCATGGGATGGGACTTGCTACTGGTGTTATTATTGGACACCGTATGGTAAAGGATAAAAATCATATTAGAACATTAGGAATATTTTTATCTGTGATTGGAGTTGTTTTAGGATTGTGTGTATCTTTTATTCTTTTTTTAACATCTAAAATTGCTCCTATTATTTTTAGTAATTTAGATTCTCCTGAACTTGTTGGTACTTTTATAGCTATTTTTTCAAGTATTGTTGTTTTTAAGGGTTTTACAGCTCAGGCGCTTGTTGGTATTTTTAGAGCTAGTGGAATTCCTAATATTTGTTTCTATATTGAAATAGGAGTAATTGTTTTTTATACATTGCCAGTTGCTTATTTATTAGTTTTTTTTACAAATTTTAGATTACCGTTAATAGTTTTTATTGTAAATTTTGAAGAAGTTTTTAAAAATATATTTATATTAATAGTTTTTTTTAAGGATAATTGGATAAGACAAATTCATTATGAGGAACTGAATTAA
- the metG gene encoding methionine--tRNA ligase: MKVKKKNLITAALPYVNNIPHLGNLVQVLSADAFARYSRMMGIETLYICGTDEYGTATETKALIEKITPEELCNKYYEIHKSIYKWFNIKFDIFGRTTNKHHKKIVQDLFLKLEENGYITEKENKQFFCQRDQIFLADRYVTGECPNCGHNARGDQCENCSKLLASNELINSKCIICQNTPILKTTKHLYIDLPKIQKKLEHWIHTTLQNKNWNTNAIQMTNAFLRDGLKQRAITRDLKWGIPVPKKEYANKVFYVWFDAPIGYISITKEITKDWESWWKNNENVNLVQFIGKDNILFHTIIFPSVELGSQENWTMPCHIASSEYLNYENLKFSKSAGTGIFGNDVMNTEIPADAWRFYIYYNRPEKSDFQFTWDDFMERINSELIGNFSNFINRILTFYKKFFGDKIDKLEIKENFWQEINFKYERILNFFQKTELKSALREILEISRIGNKIFQDREPWKTKDNTPKETKELLLNLIYLIKDLSILISPFIPHTSDKIRNFFGSSYEISNEFLGINLGLDKIHTTEVLFAKIEKQLTDSLKSKYSGGKNMQDQQIESPIKLFSEQICLKVVRVKTIERNPEAQKLFILKLDDGTPDGKQIVSSIADYYKEEELIGKHIIIVDNLKPAKFRGIRSEGMLIATEDKNKNFKVIIVEDFKDNPTPGERIILESDINKELKHPSKISVDKFSQTQIVAENGELKINGINLILENSKEKVLSREIPNGKIY; encoded by the coding sequence GTGAAAGTAAAAAAAAAGAACCTAATTACAGCTGCATTACCATATGTTAATAATATACCTCACCTTGGTAACTTAGTACAAGTTCTCTCAGCAGATGCTTTTGCAAGATATTCAAGAATGATGGGAATAGAAACACTTTATATCTGTGGAACAGATGAATATGGTACAGCAACAGAAACTAAGGCATTAATAGAAAAAATTACTCCTGAAGAACTTTGCAATAAATATTATGAAATACACAAATCAATTTATAAATGGTTTAACATCAAATTTGACATATTTGGACGTACAACTAATAAACACCACAAAAAAATTGTACAGGATTTATTTTTAAAGCTAGAAGAGAATGGCTATATAACAGAAAAAGAAAATAAACAATTTTTTTGTCAGCGAGATCAAATATTTCTAGCAGATAGATACGTAACAGGAGAATGCCCAAATTGTGGTCATAATGCAAGAGGAGATCAATGTGAAAACTGCTCTAAATTATTAGCTTCAAACGAATTAATAAATTCAAAGTGTATAATTTGCCAAAATACACCTATTTTAAAAACAACTAAACATCTCTATATTGATCTACCCAAAATACAAAAGAAACTTGAGCATTGGATACATACAACTTTACAAAATAAAAACTGGAATACAAATGCCATTCAAATGACAAATGCATTCTTAAGAGATGGTCTTAAACAACGAGCAATAACAAGAGATTTAAAATGGGGAATACCAGTACCAAAAAAGGAATATGCTAACAAAGTGTTTTACGTATGGTTTGATGCACCAATTGGATACATTTCAATTACAAAAGAAATCACAAAAGATTGGGAATCATGGTGGAAAAATAACGAAAACGTAAACTTAGTACAATTTATTGGAAAAGACAATATTTTATTTCACACTATTATATTTCCCAGTGTAGAACTTGGAAGTCAAGAAAACTGGACAATGCCATGCCACATAGCTTCAAGTGAATATCTAAATTATGAAAACCTAAAATTCTCAAAATCCGCAGGAACTGGAATATTTGGTAACGATGTCATGAACACTGAAATACCAGCTGATGCTTGGAGATTTTACATATACTATAACAGACCTGAAAAATCTGACTTTCAATTTACATGGGACGATTTCATGGAAAGAATAAATAGCGAACTTATTGGAAATTTTTCAAATTTTATTAACAGAATATTAACATTCTATAAAAAATTTTTTGGAGATAAAATAGATAAACTAGAAATAAAAGAAAACTTTTGGCAAGAAATTAACTTTAAATATGAAAGGATTTTAAATTTCTTTCAAAAAACAGAACTCAAATCAGCACTAAGAGAAATTCTTGAAATATCAAGAATAGGTAATAAAATATTTCAAGACAGAGAACCATGGAAAACAAAAGATAATACACCTAAAGAGACAAAAGAGCTACTATTAAACCTCATATATTTGATAAAAGACTTATCAATTTTAATCTCACCTTTTATACCACATACAAGTGATAAAATAAGAAATTTTTTTGGATCAAGTTATGAAATTTCTAACGAGTTTTTAGGAATAAATTTAGGTCTAGATAAAATTCATACTACAGAGGTACTATTTGCAAAGATAGAAAAACAATTAACTGATAGTTTAAAATCAAAATATTCAGGGGGTAAAAATATGCAAGATCAACAAATAGAGAGTCCAATAAAATTATTTAGCGAACAAATATGCTTAAAAGTTGTAAGAGTAAAAACAATAGAACGAAATCCAGAAGCACAAAAACTTTTTATTTTAAAACTTGATGATGGAACTCCTGATGGAAAACAAATTGTAAGCAGTATTGCTGACTATTATAAAGAAGAAGAATTAATTGGAAAACACATAATAATAGTTGACAATCTAAAACCTGCAAAATTTAGAGGAATAAGATCTGAGGGGATGTTAATTGCAACTGAAGATAAGAACAAAAATTTTAAGGTAATAATTGTAGAAGATTTTAAAGATAATCCTACTCCTGGAGAACGAATTATACTTGAGAGTGATATTAACAAAGAATTAAAGCATCCATCAAAAATCAGCGTAGATAAATTCTCTCAAACTCAAATTGTAGCAGAAAATGGAGAACTTAAAATCAATGGTATTAACCTAATATTAGAAAATTCTAAAGAAAAAGTACTATCTAGAGAAATTCCAAATGGAAAAATATATTAA
- the recG gene encoding ATP-dependent DNA helicase RecG: MFLHEFQYDLQGISGLGKKGIAKLSNLQITNIKELIEYFPRKYEDRKNIKSFPDPLEIRNCELMTICTILEHKKFGNNVNKQNLKMIAQSENGEIFEILLFNRGFLEGIFKIGQKFFIYSKFNYNDYTQMWSCSNFDSEVFSYNPEKFNKIAPVYSLSEGLSSKKISSYIKEALDYFLKFGQSDMPEFFINKYSLLPFYEALNEIHFPSSFEMIDRAKKTLIYREIFLLQFFSRGKNSKVFLRDKRYLSRNLLDQIILKLPFKLTRDQEVAIDEIINDLKGSKPMNRLLQGDVGCGKTLVAFLSSIPLVEAGYQVALMVPTDLLAKQHYNNLSNILKDFNIPMAFLTGSLKKRDREDVIEKLKNGFYSLVIGTHAIFSQETKFKKLAYVIIDEQHKFGVEQREELKNKGEGVDVLLMSATPIPRSLALTLFGDLEVSLIKKSPSGRIPVTTYLAKHGNEEKVYEFLKNELAKGHQVYFVYPLISSSQKFDLKDATSMCLILKKIFVEYSVVMIHSKLESHVKEEIMQDFYLKKIDILVATSVIEVGIDCPNATCMVVEHAERFGLSTLHQIRGRVGRGSLKSFLFLLYKEPLTEAGKFRLKTIKENIDGFKISEEDLKLRGPGNLFGLEQTGYLKLKIADFIENRTDISLIREELDMFFLNKSLYNKSDIKLLDNLLISYLRFIDKES, encoded by the coding sequence ATGTTTTTGCATGAGTTTCAGTATGATTTACAAGGTATAAGTGGTCTTGGTAAGAAGGGGATTGCTAAATTAAGCAATCTTCAAATTACAAATATTAAAGAACTAATAGAATATTTCCCTAGAAAATATGAGGATCGTAAAAATATAAAATCTTTCCCAGATCCTTTAGAAATTAGAAATTGTGAACTTATGACAATTTGTACTATTTTAGAACATAAAAAGTTTGGAAATAATGTTAATAAACAAAATTTAAAAATGATAGCTCAAAGTGAAAATGGTGAGATATTCGAAATTCTTCTTTTTAATAGGGGATTTTTAGAGGGAATTTTTAAGATAGGTCAAAAATTCTTTATTTATTCTAAATTCAATTATAACGATTATACTCAGATGTGGAGTTGTTCCAATTTTGATAGTGAAGTGTTTAGTTATAATCCTGAAAAATTTAATAAAATTGCTCCGGTTTATTCTCTTAGTGAGGGACTAAGTTCTAAAAAAATCTCCTCTTATATAAAAGAAGCTCTTGATTATTTTTTAAAGTTTGGTCAATCAGATATGCCTGAATTTTTTATAAATAAATATTCATTGTTACCTTTTTATGAAGCTTTAAATGAAATTCATTTTCCAAGTTCTTTTGAAATGATTGATAGAGCAAAAAAAACTTTAATTTATAGAGAGATTTTTTTACTTCAGTTTTTTTCAAGGGGGAAAAATTCTAAGGTTTTTTTGCGTGATAAGAGGTATTTATCAAGGAATTTGCTTGATCAGATTATTTTAAAACTTCCATTTAAGCTTACAAGAGATCAAGAAGTTGCAATTGATGAAATAATTAATGACCTTAAAGGCAGTAAGCCAATGAATAGATTGTTACAAGGTGATGTTGGGTGTGGAAAAACACTCGTTGCTTTTTTATCTAGTATTCCTTTAGTTGAAGCTGGATATCAAGTTGCTTTAATGGTTCCTACCGATCTTTTAGCTAAGCAACATTATAATAATTTGTCAAATATATTAAAAGATTTTAATATTCCCATGGCTTTTTTAACTGGTAGTTTGAAGAAGAGAGATCGAGAAGATGTTATAGAAAAACTTAAAAATGGGTTTTATAGTTTAGTCATTGGAACTCATGCTATTTTTTCTCAAGAAACAAAATTTAAAAAGTTAGCCTATGTTATTATTGATGAACAACATAAATTTGGTGTTGAGCAAAGAGAAGAACTTAAAAATAAGGGAGAAGGGGTTGATGTTCTTTTAATGTCAGCAACTCCAATTCCTAGAAGCTTAGCTTTGACTCTTTTTGGTGATCTTGAAGTCTCTTTAATTAAGAAAAGTCCTTCAGGTCGAATACCTGTTACTACCTATTTGGCTAAACATGGAAATGAAGAAAAGGTATATGAATTTTTAAAGAATGAACTTGCAAAAGGGCATCAAGTTTATTTTGTTTATCCTTTAATATCATCTTCACAGAAGTTTGATTTAAAAGATGCGACTAGTATGTGTTTAATACTTAAAAAAATTTTCGTTGAATATTCTGTTGTAATGATTCATTCTAAGCTTGAATCGCATGTTAAAGAAGAAATTATGCAGGATTTTTATTTAAAAAAGATAGATATTTTAGTTGCAACAAGTGTTATTGAAGTTGGTATTGATTGTCCAAATGCGACTTGCATGGTGGTAGAACATGCTGAGCGTTTTGGACTTTCTACTTTACATCAGATTAGGGGGCGTGTTGGTAGGGGCAGTTTAAAATCTTTTTTATTTTTGCTTTATAAAGAACCTTTAACAGAAGCTGGAAAGTTTAGATTAAAGACTATAAAGGAAAATATAGATGGATTTAAAATCTCAGAGGAAGATCTCAAATTAAGAGGTCCTGGAAATTTATTTGGACTTGAGCAAACTGGTTATTTAAAGCTTAAAATAGCAGATTTCATTGAAAATAGGACAGACATAAGTTTAATTAGGGAAGAACTCGATATGTTTTTTTTAAATAAGTCTTTGTATAATAAATCAGATATTAAATTACTTGATAATCTTTTAATTTCATATTTAAGATTTATTGATAAAGAGAGTTAG
- the murD gene encoding UDP-N-acetylmuramoyl-L-alanine--D-glutamate ligase, protein MCLSQIKDKNFLIMGLGLNGGGLAVAEFLLKHGGNLVITDLKNESELALSIKLLEQFKNRIRYVLGYHDEYDFKNADIVIKNPAVSAENKYLKLAKRIETDISLFLMFNRNPIIAITGTKGKSTLASVLYKILLSKYPNSKLGGNIGLSPLSFLDELDGISPIVLELSSWQLHDLNNLYPIVSIITNIYRDHQNYYSNFDSYIEDKSKIFIGQDSGILILQEQAYYDYFCKFKSKSKVVLFSETVPLKYENDIFYFRDGKIYLNQEEISAIRESKIVLLISKMIAVFVANYLGLNLENVSNIVADFDGIEHRLEFVREYESVKYYNDTASTIPDSTVLSVKSLKVNGNFIHLIVGGTDKELDFSVFSEILNMVKTWILLRGSATLKIIKFLEVNNINYYIFSSLKECVCYAKKVSIQNDIVLFSPASASFEIFNNEFDRGNQFKNLVRIMT, encoded by the coding sequence GTGTGTTTAAGTCAGATAAAAGATAAAAATTTCTTAATTATGGGATTAGGTCTTAATGGGGGAGGTCTGGCTGTTGCAGAGTTTTTATTAAAACATGGCGGTAATTTGGTAATTACTGATTTAAAGAATGAGTCAGAATTAGCTTTAAGCATTAAGTTATTGGAGCAATTTAAAAATCGAATTCGATATGTTTTAGGATACCATGATGAGTATGATTTTAAGAATGCAGATATTGTTATTAAGAATCCTGCTGTTAGTGCTGAGAATAAGTATTTAAAACTTGCAAAAAGAATTGAGACTGATATTAGTTTGTTTTTGATGTTTAATAGAAATCCTATAATTGCTATTACAGGAACTAAGGGAAAGTCTACTCTTGCTTCTGTTTTGTATAAAATTTTGCTTTCTAAGTATCCAAATTCTAAACTTGGAGGTAATATTGGACTGTCTCCTTTAAGTTTTTTGGATGAACTTGATGGAATATCGCCTATTGTTTTAGAACTTTCTTCTTGGCAATTGCATGATCTTAACAATTTATATCCTATTGTTAGCATAATAACTAATATTTATCGTGATCATCAAAATTATTATTCAAATTTTGATAGTTATATAGAAGATAAGTCTAAAATTTTTATAGGCCAAGATTCAGGAATTTTGATTTTACAAGAACAAGCTTATTATGATTATTTTTGTAAATTTAAATCTAAGTCCAAGGTTGTTTTATTCTCAGAAACTGTACCTTTAAAATATGAAAATGATATTTTTTATTTTAGAGATGGAAAAATTTATTTAAATCAAGAAGAAATAAGTGCTATTCGTGAATCAAAAATTGTATTATTGATCTCTAAAATGATTGCTGTTTTTGTTGCAAATTATTTAGGCTTGAATTTAGAGAATGTATCTAATATTGTGGCTGATTTTGATGGAATTGAGCATCGGTTAGAATTTGTAAGAGAATATGAGAGTGTAAAATATTATAATGATACGGCCTCAACTATTCCTGATTCTACAGTTTTGTCTGTTAAAAGTTTAAAAGTCAACGGAAATTTTATTCATCTTATTGTTGGTGGAACTGATAAAGAGCTTGATTTTTCAGTTTTTAGTGAGATTTTAAACATGGTGAAGACTTGGATTTTATTAAGAGGAAGTGCTACTTTAAAAATTATTAAATTTTTAGAGGTTAATAATATTAATTATTATATTTTCTCTTCTTTAAAAGAATGTGTTTGTTATGCTAAGAAAGTTTCTATTCAAAATGACATAGTTTTATTTTCCCCTGCTAGTGCTTCTTTTGAGATTTTTAATAATGAATTTGATAGAGGAAATCAATTTAAAAATTTAGTTCGCATTATGACTTAA
- a CDS encoding M15 family metallopeptidase, producing MELLKIFSLTLLINNLTFQTKTIISKQDLSILLQTTKNLHKPYQQQIKENPIQFIKEIKPLLEAEKNALLILVNKKTPIPKGYNPTDLVYLKDFRELKNIGKENLRVRKILIDDLINLINAGKENGFQIKITSAYRTKEYQNFLFEHNVKTYGKKIARIQSALPDHSQHQLGTTIDFIKIDDNLINTKEGKWLYENSLKYGFSLSYPKNHEKETGYKSEPWHYMYIGKQACMIQKKYFNNLQYKLLEFWNENKRELAKLIQKYTD from the coding sequence ATGGAATTACTAAAAATTTTTTCACTAACACTATTAATTAATAATTTAACTTTTCAAACAAAAACCATAATATCAAAACAAGATCTATCAATCTTACTTCAAACTACAAAAAATTTACATAAACCTTATCAACAACAAATAAAAGAAAATCCAATCCAATTTATAAAAGAGATTAAACCATTACTTGAAGCAGAAAAGAACGCTCTCTTAATACTTGTAAATAAAAAAACCCCAATTCCTAAAGGATATAACCCAACTGATTTGGTTTATCTAAAAGATTTTAGAGAACTAAAAAATATTGGAAAAGAAAACTTAAGAGTAAGAAAAATATTAATAGACGACTTAATAAATCTTATAAATGCAGGTAAAGAAAATGGTTTTCAAATAAAAATAACATCAGCATATAGAACAAAAGAATATCAAAATTTTTTATTTGAACATAATGTAAAAACCTACGGAAAAAAGATAGCAAGAATCCAATCAGCGCTTCCCGATCACTCACAACATCAATTAGGAACAACCATAGATTTCATTAAAATAGATGATAATTTAATAAATACAAAAGAGGGTAAATGGCTTTATGAAAACTCATTAAAATATGGATTCTCATTATCATATCCAAAGAATCACGAAAAAGAAACTGGATATAAATCAGAACCTTGGCATTATATGTATATTGGCAAACAAGCATGTATGATTCAAAAAAAATACTTCAACAATTTACAGTATAAGCTTCTTGAATTTTGGAATGAAAATAAAAGAGAACTTGCAAAGTTAATTCAAAAATATACAGACTAA
- a CDS encoding YggT family protein — protein MIETLIILLNIYRILILIRILLSWLISSGINTSMFFRFIYNVTEPFLSVFRRIKFFRFGIYDFSPVAALITLTISQEMLSYGDYKLSTFIILFIVEIWGIFRSIFVTMIFFFVLRLIFLFLHLFDDTDFMRSVDSFLVPLSFKIKNIVTDQNMSYTFNLIVAGSLLTAFIIIFEQTVQAIRILGIYLPF, from the coding sequence ATGATAGAGACTTTAATTATATTATTAAATATTTACAGGATTTTAATTTTGATTAGAATTCTGCTTAGTTGGCTTATATCCTCAGGAATTAATACTAGTATGTTTTTTAGATTTATATATAATGTAACAGAGCCATTTTTGTCTGTTTTTAGAAGGATTAAGTTTTTTAGATTTGGTATATATGATTTTTCACCAGTTGCAGCTTTAATTACTCTTACAATATCTCAAGAAATGTTGTCTTATGGTGATTATAAGCTTTCTACATTTATTATATTGTTTATTGTTGAGATTTGGGGAATATTTAGAAGTATTTTTGTTACTATGATTTTTTTCTTTGTTTTAAGATTAATATTTTTATTTTTGCATCTATTTGATGATACTGATTTTATGAGAAGTGTTGATTCCTTTTTAGTTCCTTTATCTTTTAAAATAAAAAATATAGTTACAGACCAAAATATGTCTTATACTTTTAATTTAATTGTAGCAGGATCATTATTAACGGCATTTATAATTATTTTTGAACAAACTGTACAAGCTATTAGGATATTAGGGATTTACTTGCCTTTTTAG